The following coding sequences lie in one Zingiber officinale cultivar Zhangliang chromosome 2B, Zo_v1.1, whole genome shotgun sequence genomic window:
- the LOC122047146 gene encoding molybdate-anion transporter-like isoform X2 yields METFYWLLFGGLAAVVAALELSKTGRDRSVTSAAFNSFKNNYLLVYSLMMAGDWLQGPYVYYLYTTYGYDKGDIGRLFIAGFGSSMLFGTIVGSLADKQGRKRASVTYCISYILSCITKHSPQYKVLMLGRILGGIATSLLFSAFESWLVAEHNKRGFEPRWLSITFSKAIFFGNGLVAIVSGLFANLLTDNLGFGPVAPFDAAACFLAIGMAVILSTWTENYGDPSESKDLLTQFKVAASAISSDEKIALLGAIQSLFEGSMYTFVFLWTPALSPNDEDIPHGFIFATFMLSSMLGSSTASRLLARAVPKVESYMQLVFSIAAFTLLLPVITNSLIAPSTVKGGGISFGGCIQLFGFCTFEACVGIFWPSIMKMRSQYIPEEARSTIMNFFRIPLNIFVCVVLYNVSAFPMTVMFGMCSVFLFLAAILQRRLMTVAEIHRSKSQDWSSLKERDDEAEPLNI; encoded by the exons ATGGAGACCTTCTACTGGCTGCTCTTTGGCGGGCTAGCCGCGGTGGTGGCGGCTCTCGAGCTCAGCAAGACCGGCCGCGACCGTTCCGTCACTTCCGCCGCTTTCAACTCCTTCAAGAACAACTACCTCCTCGTCTACTCCCTCATGATGG CTGGAGACTGGTTGCAGGGGCCCTATGTGTACTATCTCTATACTACGTATGGGTATGATAAGGGAGATATTGGTCGGCTGTTCATCGCCGGGTTCGGATCTTCCATGCTGTTCGGCACCATTGTCGGTTCCCTTGCGGACAAACA GGGTCGGAAGAGAGCTTCTGTCACATACTGTATCTCCTACATACTGAGTTGCATCACCAAGCATTCTCCACAATATAAGGTCTTGATGCTGGGACGCATATTGGGCGGGATCGCCACGTCGCTCTTGTTTTCTGCGTTTGAATCATGGCTTGTTGCAGAACACAACAAG AGGGGTTTCGAACCACGATGGTTGTCTATAACTTTTTCCAAGGCCATATTTTTTGGCAATGGCCTGGTTGCCATTGTATCTGGGCTGTTTGCTAATTTGCTGACAGATAACTTGGGTTTTGGACCTGTTGCTCCCTTTGATGCTGCTGCATGCTTCCTTGCAATTGGCATGGCTGTTATATTGTCAACATGGACTGAGAACTATGGAGATCCTTCAGAAAGCAAGGATTTGCTCACCCAGTTTAAGGTTGCTGCATCAGCTATTTCTTCTG ATGAGAAAATTGCTTTGCTGGGAGCAATTCAGTCACTGTTTGAGGGCTCTATGTATACATTTGTCTTCCTTTGGACTCCTGCTCTAAGTCCAAATGATGAGGATATTCCTCATGGTTTCATCTTTGCCACTTTCATGCTCTCGTCGATGTTAGGGAGCTCCACAGCATCTCGGCTATTGGCCCGTGCTGTACCCAAAGTTGAATCTTACATGCAGCTTGTATTTTCGATTGCAGCATTTACTCTTCTCCTGCCTGTTATTACTAAT TCCTTGATAGCACCATCAACGGTTAAAGGTGGGGGCATTTCTTTTGGGGGTTGTATTCAGCTCTTTGGATTCTGTACATTTGAAGCATGTGTTGGAATATTTTGGCCATCCATTATGAAAATGCGATCCCAGTACATTCCTGAGGAGGCTAGGAGCACAATCATGAACTTCTTCCGCATTCCCCTTAACATATTTGTCTGCGTTGTTCTTTACAAT GTGAGTGCATTCCCTATGACCGTCATGTTCGGCATGTGCtctgttttccttttccttgctgcAATTCTACAGAGGAGATTGATGACCGTTGCTGAGATCCACAGATCAA AGTCTCAAGATTGGTCTTCTTTGAAGGAGAGGGATGATGAAGCAGAGCCACTgaacatatga
- the LOC122047146 gene encoding molybdate-anion transporter-like isoform X1 — translation METFYWLLFGGLAAVVAALELSKTGRDRSVTSAAFNSFKNNYLLVYSLMMAGDWLQGPYVYYLYTTYGYDKGDIGRLFIAGFGSSMLFGTIVGSLADKQGRKRASVTYCISYILSCITKHSPQYKVLMLGRILGGIATSLLFSAFESWLVAEHNKRGFEPRWLSITFSKAIFFGNGLVAIVSGLFANLLTDNLGFGPVAPFDAAACFLAIGMAVILSTWTENYGDPSESKDLLTQFKVAASAISSDEKIALLGAIQSLFEGSMYTFVFLWTPALSPNDEDIPHGFIFATFMLSSMLGSSTASRLLARAVPKVESYMQLVFSIAAFTLLLPVITNSLIAPSTVKGGGISFGGCIQLFGFCTFEACVGIFWPSIMKMRSQYIPEEARSTIMNFFRIPLNIFVCVVLYNVSAFPMTVMFGMCSVFLFLAAILQRRLMTVAEIHRSTESQDWSSLKERDDEAEPLNI, via the exons ATGGAGACCTTCTACTGGCTGCTCTTTGGCGGGCTAGCCGCGGTGGTGGCGGCTCTCGAGCTCAGCAAGACCGGCCGCGACCGTTCCGTCACTTCCGCCGCTTTCAACTCCTTCAAGAACAACTACCTCCTCGTCTACTCCCTCATGATGG CTGGAGACTGGTTGCAGGGGCCCTATGTGTACTATCTCTATACTACGTATGGGTATGATAAGGGAGATATTGGTCGGCTGTTCATCGCCGGGTTCGGATCTTCCATGCTGTTCGGCACCATTGTCGGTTCCCTTGCGGACAAACA GGGTCGGAAGAGAGCTTCTGTCACATACTGTATCTCCTACATACTGAGTTGCATCACCAAGCATTCTCCACAATATAAGGTCTTGATGCTGGGACGCATATTGGGCGGGATCGCCACGTCGCTCTTGTTTTCTGCGTTTGAATCATGGCTTGTTGCAGAACACAACAAG AGGGGTTTCGAACCACGATGGTTGTCTATAACTTTTTCCAAGGCCATATTTTTTGGCAATGGCCTGGTTGCCATTGTATCTGGGCTGTTTGCTAATTTGCTGACAGATAACTTGGGTTTTGGACCTGTTGCTCCCTTTGATGCTGCTGCATGCTTCCTTGCAATTGGCATGGCTGTTATATTGTCAACATGGACTGAGAACTATGGAGATCCTTCAGAAAGCAAGGATTTGCTCACCCAGTTTAAGGTTGCTGCATCAGCTATTTCTTCTG ATGAGAAAATTGCTTTGCTGGGAGCAATTCAGTCACTGTTTGAGGGCTCTATGTATACATTTGTCTTCCTTTGGACTCCTGCTCTAAGTCCAAATGATGAGGATATTCCTCATGGTTTCATCTTTGCCACTTTCATGCTCTCGTCGATGTTAGGGAGCTCCACAGCATCTCGGCTATTGGCCCGTGCTGTACCCAAAGTTGAATCTTACATGCAGCTTGTATTTTCGATTGCAGCATTTACTCTTCTCCTGCCTGTTATTACTAAT TCCTTGATAGCACCATCAACGGTTAAAGGTGGGGGCATTTCTTTTGGGGGTTGTATTCAGCTCTTTGGATTCTGTACATTTGAAGCATGTGTTGGAATATTTTGGCCATCCATTATGAAAATGCGATCCCAGTACATTCCTGAGGAGGCTAGGAGCACAATCATGAACTTCTTCCGCATTCCCCTTAACATATTTGTCTGCGTTGTTCTTTACAAT GTGAGTGCATTCCCTATGACCGTCATGTTCGGCATGTGCtctgttttccttttccttgctgcAATTCTACAGAGGAGATTGATGACCGTTGCTGAGATCCACAGATCAA CAGAGTCTCAAGATTGGTCTTCTTTGAAGGAGAGGGATGATGAAGCAGAGCCACTgaacatatga